GAACGTTTTCTCGCACCGATACGAGTGAGGCAGCCTCCAGCGCAAACGTCGTACTAGCCGAACTGGTCGTCGTGCCTACTGTCGGTAGGTTCGTGTTTCAACTGCACTCGAGTGATGACTCTCTGGCTGATGGAAATAACCTATATGTGATACGATGAGAAAGCACCGGTCCATGGCCCTCGATACCATCGTGGAACGGTCCCTGTCAGTGCTTGGGTATCCGTCCATCACCCACGGGCTGCTTAATCGACACGTCGATGCGGCTGCGCTCGACGTCGCGCCCTCGGCACGTATTTCGATGGGGTGTCTCCTTCGAGGGCACGTCACGCTCGAACCGCACGTCCGGTTGAGCCGCGGCTGCATCCTGAACGGCCCGATCGACGTCGGACGACGGACGAACTTCGAACCAGACTGCGACCTCGTCGGCGACATCGAGATCGGCAACTACTGTGCAATCGCCAGAGAGACGACGTTCCAGCAAACGAATCACGAAACGACGAAGCCCGCGATGCAGATCAGGTTGTACGACGAAGTCCTCGACAGCGAGCTCCCGCCAGCAGCAGACGGGCCGATCGAAGTCGGCAACGACGTCTGGATCGGAACGGACGCGACGATCCTCTCCGGCGTCACCATCGGTGACGGTGCGATTATCGGTGCCGGTGCCGTCGTGACAAGTGACGTCGACCCGTACGCCGTCGTCGCCGGCGTCCCAGCCAGACGAGTGAAGTGGCGATTTCCGAAAGAGACCCGGG
The DNA window shown above is from Natrialba magadii ATCC 43099 and carries:
- a CDS encoding CatB-related O-acetyltransferase — translated: MALDTIVERSLSVLGYPSITHGLLNRHVDAAALDVAPSARISMGCLLRGHVTLEPHVRLSRGCILNGPIDVGRRTNFEPDCDLVGDIEIGNYCAIARETTFQQTNHETTKPAMQIRLYDEVLDSELPPAADGPIEVGNDVWIGTDATILSGVTIGDGAIIGAGAVVTSDVDPYAVVAGVPARRVKWRFPKETREQLLELEWWEWDEETIREHRDFFEQTLPDSRGVQEALSVETTK